The region AAATTTAGAGTTACATTAACAGGTCAATATTATATATTTTTAACTGCTACATCTATAAGATAGAGGTAAATTTAGACAAAAAGGTTTTCTATGAATAATTTATATCTTAAAATATTAATGATTTTTATTTTTCCTTGTACTTTATTTGCACAAATAGAAAATTTTAGTAAAAAAGAAGAAGTTAAAATTTTTATAAATGATTTATCTAAAAATTATAGTTTTAACAAAAAAGAGTTAGAAAAACTTTTTTCAAAAATTGAAATTCAGAAGAGTGCTTTAAATTTTTATAAAAAGCCTAAAAAAAATAAAAATAAAAAAAGAAAAGGTACTTGGGATAGATATAAAAAAATATTTATAACTGACAAAAGAGTTTCTCAAGGTGCACTTTTTATGAAAAAATATAAAAAAGAACTAAGAAGAGCATATAAAACTTTTGGAGTTCAATCTGAGTATATAACTGCAATTTTAGGTGTTGAGAGTTTTTATGGAAAGCATACAGGTAAGTATCCTGTTTTTGATACATTAGCAACATTGAGTTTTGAAAAAAATAGAAGAAATAAATTTTTCAAAAGTGAATTAAAACAATTTCTGATCTTGTCTAAAAAAAATAGAAAGAATCCAAAAAAAATATATGGCTCATACGCAGGTGCAATTGGTTTAGCTCAATTTATGCCAAGCAATTTTGAAAAACTTGCAGTTGATTTTAATAATGATGGAATAGTAGATTTAAATAATGAGATAGATGCAATAGGAAGTGTCGCAAACTATCTTAGCAAAGCAGGGTGGAATAGAACTGTGCCTG is a window of Halarcobacter sp. DNA encoding:
- the mltB gene encoding lytic murein transglycosylase B is translated as MNNLYLKILMIFIFPCTLFAQIENFSKKEEVKIFINDLSKNYSFNKKELEKLFSKIEIQKSALNFYKKPKKNKNKKRKGTWDRYKKIFITDKRVSQGALFMKKYKKELRRAYKTFGVQSEYITAILGVESFYGKHTGKYPVFDTLATLSFEKNRRNKFFKSELKQFLILSKKNRKNPKKIYGSYAGAIGLAQFMPSNFEKLAVDFNNDGIVDLNNEIDAIGSVANYLSKAGWNRTVPVATRVSYQGKRFNRFKTGYKYKYKRSKLTGIKPKSNRFYYPKRVHLIKLDRKRYDELWYGTENFYVITRYNRSSYYAMVVYQLAKEIKSLYRKI